The Azospirillum baldaniorum genome window below encodes:
- a CDS encoding TRAP transporter large permease translates to MDFSPALVLSAAFVALLAFGVPISYATGLASITALLTIMPPLPAISVTAQRIATGLDSFALLAIPFFFMAGSIMNRGGIARRLIDCAKVFVGWMPGPLAQITILANMMFGCVSGSAVAAASAIGGTMQPSMDKAGYDRSYTAAVNISSCITGLLIPPSGAFIVYSLVSGGTSIAALFVAGYLPGILLGLAVMIPAWMMAKKRGYARLPSPTLSQSSRALLSALPSLGLIVVVIGGIVGGVFTATEGSAIAVVYALALALAYRELSLDDIGQILVDTIVATAVVALMVGTSMAMAYVMSLAEIPQIIGDWVQSVSGNWIIALLLVNIVLLLMGTFLDITPGILIFTPIFLPVLVELGVDPVHFGVILVFNLSLGIVSPPTGSALFIGCAVARVSIEQVIRPLIPLFAWSTAALLVVTYVPGLSLWLPSLFGLIK, encoded by the coding sequence ATGGACTTCTCCCCCGCCCTCGTCCTCAGCGCCGCCTTCGTCGCCCTTCTGGCCTTCGGCGTTCCCATCTCCTACGCCACCGGGCTCGCCTCGATCACGGCGCTGCTGACCATCATGCCGCCGCTGCCGGCGATCTCGGTGACGGCGCAGCGCATCGCCACCGGCCTGGACAGCTTCGCGCTGCTGGCGATCCCCTTCTTCTTCATGGCCGGATCGATCATGAACCGCGGCGGCATCGCCCGCCGCCTGATCGACTGCGCCAAGGTCTTCGTCGGCTGGATGCCCGGACCGCTGGCGCAGATCACCATTCTCGCCAACATGATGTTCGGCTGCGTGTCGGGGTCGGCGGTGGCCGCCGCCTCGGCCATCGGCGGCACCATGCAGCCGTCGATGGACAAGGCCGGCTACGACCGCAGCTACACCGCGGCGGTCAACATCTCCTCCTGCATCACCGGTCTGCTGATCCCGCCGTCGGGCGCCTTCATCGTCTATTCGCTGGTGTCGGGCGGCACCTCCATCGCGGCGCTGTTCGTGGCCGGCTATCTGCCGGGCATCCTGCTCGGCCTGGCGGTGATGATCCCGGCCTGGATGATGGCGAAGAAGCGCGGCTACGCCCGCCTGCCCTCCCCCACCCTGTCCCAGTCCTCGCGCGCCCTGCTGTCCGCCCTGCCCAGCCTGGGGCTGATCGTGGTGGTGATCGGCGGCATCGTCGGCGGCGTCTTCACCGCGACCGAGGGATCGGCCATCGCGGTCGTCTACGCGCTCGCCCTGGCGCTCGCCTACCGGGAGCTGTCGCTGGACGACATCGGGCAGATCCTGGTGGACACCATCGTCGCGACGGCGGTGGTGGCGCTGATGGTCGGCACCTCCATGGCGATGGCCTATGTGATGTCGCTGGCCGAGATCCCGCAGATCATCGGCGACTGGGTGCAGTCGGTGTCCGGCAACTGGATCATCGCCCTGCTGCTGGTCAACATCGTGCTGCTGCTGATGGGCACCTTCCTCGACATCACGCCGGGCATCCTGATCTTCACGCCGATCTTCCTGCCGGTGCTGGTGGAGCTGGGGGTGGACCCGGTGCATTTCGGGGTGATCCTGGTGTTCAACCTGTCGCTCGGCATCGTCTCGCCGCCGACCGGCAGCGCCCTGTTCATCGGCTGCGCCGTGGCGCGCGTGTCGATCGAGCAGGTGATCCGGCCGCTGATCCCTCTCTTCGCCTGGAGCACCGCGGCGCTGCTGGTGGTCACCTACGTGCCCGGCCTGTCGCTCTGGCTGCCCAGCCTGTTCGGCCTCATCAAGTAA
- a CDS encoding glycoside hydrolase family 2 protein: MTAEGADRATVVDPYDHLHDESYADAFARGRVGAATLVTVAGRAVETLDGDWRFAIDPHDEGLRQAWYADEPVPASDWTVPRDYDDGAWQTAPVPACWNMLRPEWRHYEGGAWYTRTLDHQPGEAGERTVLHVGAAAYEARVFLNGQFLGAHRGASTPFCVELTGHLRPGANRLQIQVDNARRADRVPMRHTDWFNYGGLYRSVTLLRLPALFIRNFGVALVPGSGLRRVAVDVTLSDPVDGTATVAIDGLLPPSPIPVTAGRGRVEFDLAPELWSPESPRLYGVTLRFGADAVADRVGFREIAVAGERILLNGRNITLRGVSVHEDDLTLGKTSDEADIRRRYADAKALGCNVLRLAHYPHDPRAAAIADEVGLMLWSEIPVYWAIDFANPDTYEDAANQLAELIARDRNRASTILWGVGNENADTDARLSFMARLAALARQLDPTRLVTAACLIDRERFAIADRLADHLDVIGLNEYFGWYEPSFDGLRRLLANSAPGKPVIISEFGADAVAGLRGGPRQLFTEDCQEAVYREQLAILATASYVRGMTPWILYDFRTERRQTAFQRGWNRKGLIAGDKTTRKRAFAVLAEHYRAMADAEAPASPHTDSAKSQ, translated from the coding sequence ATGACAGCCGAAGGCGCCGACCGCGCCACGGTCGTTGATCCTTACGACCATCTTCATGACGAGAGCTACGCCGACGCCTTCGCCCGCGGGCGGGTGGGCGCCGCGACTCTGGTGACCGTCGCCGGGCGCGCCGTCGAGACTCTGGATGGCGACTGGCGATTTGCCATCGACCCCCATGACGAAGGGCTGCGCCAGGCATGGTACGCCGACGAGCCGGTGCCGGCCTCGGACTGGACCGTTCCGCGCGATTACGACGACGGCGCGTGGCAGACCGCCCCGGTTCCCGCCTGCTGGAACATGCTTCGCCCGGAGTGGCGGCACTACGAGGGCGGGGCCTGGTACACGCGGACGCTGGATCATCAACCGGGCGAGGCCGGTGAACGCACCGTCCTGCACGTCGGCGCCGCCGCCTACGAGGCGCGCGTCTTCCTCAACGGCCAATTCCTCGGCGCGCACCGCGGCGCCTCGACGCCCTTCTGCGTCGAACTGACCGGGCATCTGCGCCCCGGCGCGAACCGCCTCCAGATCCAGGTCGACAACGCGCGCCGGGCCGACCGGGTGCCGATGCGCCACACCGACTGGTTCAACTACGGCGGCCTCTACCGCTCCGTGACACTGCTGCGCCTGCCGGCGCTGTTCATCCGGAACTTCGGCGTGGCGCTGGTGCCGGGCAGCGGCCTCCGCCGCGTCGCCGTGGACGTCACCCTGTCCGACCCGGTGGACGGCACCGCCACCGTCGCCATCGACGGGCTGTTGCCGCCCTCCCCCATTCCCGTCACCGCCGGGCGCGGGCGGGTGGAGTTCGACCTCGCTCCGGAGCTGTGGTCGCCGGAGTCGCCGCGCCTCTACGGCGTCACCCTGCGCTTTGGCGCCGATGCCGTGGCCGACCGCGTCGGCTTCCGCGAGATTGCCGTGGCGGGCGAGCGCATCCTCCTCAACGGGCGCAACATCACCCTGCGCGGCGTCTCGGTGCATGAGGATGATCTCACGCTCGGCAAGACCAGCGACGAGGCGGACATCCGCCGCCGCTACGCCGACGCCAAGGCGCTGGGCTGCAACGTCCTCCGCCTCGCCCATTACCCGCACGACCCGCGGGCGGCGGCCATCGCCGACGAGGTCGGGCTGATGCTGTGGTCGGAGATCCCGGTCTACTGGGCCATCGACTTCGCCAACCCCGACACCTACGAGGACGCTGCGAACCAGCTCGCCGAGCTGATCGCCCGTGACCGCAACCGGGCCAGCACGATCCTGTGGGGCGTCGGCAACGAGAACGCCGACACCGACGCCCGCCTGTCCTTCATGGCGCGTCTGGCCGCGCTGGCCCGCCAGCTGGACCCGACGCGGCTGGTGACCGCGGCCTGCCTGATCGACCGCGAGCGGTTCGCCATCGCCGACCGGCTGGCCGACCATCTCGACGTGATCGGACTCAACGAGTATTTCGGCTGGTACGAGCCTTCCTTCGACGGGCTGCGCCGGCTGCTCGCCAACTCCGCCCCCGGAAAGCCGGTCATCATCTCCGAATTCGGGGCCGACGCGGTGGCGGGCTTGCGCGGCGGTCCGCGCCAGCTCTTCACCGAGGACTGCCAGGAGGCGGTCTACCGCGAGCAGCTCGCCATCCTCGCCACCGCATCTTACGTGCGCGGGATGACGCCCTGGATCCTCTACGACTTCCGCACCGAGCGGCGGCAGACCGCCTTCCAGCGCGGCTGGAACCGCAAGGGGCTGATCGCCGGGGACAAGACCACCCGCAAGCGCGCTTTCGCCGTTCTTGCGGAGCATTACCGGGCGATGGCCGACGCCGAAGCGCCCGCATCGCCGCACACCGATTCAGCCAAATCACAATAA
- a CDS encoding TRAP transporter small permease: MLASIHRTLDRVVLAITIPLTVAMLGCVVWQVVARYALNVSTSATDEIARFAFIWVSLLGSAYVLGKRGHIAITGLVDLLPARPRGGVEIAIAALVALFTVTILCGGGWLLVDKARTLGQVTPALQLPMWMVYAVIPLSGVLTLIYMVIALLESLREGPGVTSHAVSLD, translated from the coding sequence ATGCTGGCATCCATCCACCGCACGCTCGACCGCGTCGTGCTCGCCATCACGATCCCGCTGACGGTCGCCATGCTGGGCTGCGTGGTGTGGCAGGTCGTCGCCCGCTACGCGCTCAACGTCTCGACGTCGGCGACGGACGAGATCGCCCGCTTCGCCTTCATCTGGGTCAGCCTGCTCGGCTCGGCCTATGTGCTGGGCAAGCGCGGGCACATCGCCATCACCGGGCTGGTGGACCTTCTGCCGGCCCGGCCGCGCGGCGGCGTCGAGATCGCCATCGCGGCGCTGGTCGCGCTGTTCACGGTGACGATCCTGTGCGGCGGCGGCTGGCTGCTGGTGGACAAGGCGCGCACGCTCGGCCAGGTCACGCCGGCGCTCCAGCTGCCGATGTGGATGGTCTACGCGGTGATCCCGCTCTCCGGCGTGCTGACCCTGATCTACATGGTCATCGCCCTGCTGGAGAGCCTGCGCGAAGGGCCGGGCGTGACCAGCCACGCCGTCTCGCTCGACTGA
- a CDS encoding transporter substrate-binding domain-containing protein, with protein MKRLALGLAMGLCALAAAVPTASRADGPPLRIATEGAYPPFNMTSPDGTLGGLEVELANALCERIKRRCTLVAQDWDGIIPGLLSRRYDAIMATMNITPERAKAIAFSAPYMVVPAYFVAATGGGIDGTEATLAGKSVGAQTSTTHYRYVEKHFGKTVSLKNYDTASNLLADLKSGRIDAAITTGATASDWVKADASKSLQLVGKPLVDAEVFGPGVGVGLRKEDADLKAAFDAAIASVVQDGTLARIAAKYVDFTVTP; from the coding sequence ATGAAACGTCTGGCCCTCGGGCTGGCGATGGGCCTGTGCGCCCTCGCGGCGGCCGTCCCCACGGCCTCGCGCGCCGACGGTCCGCCGCTGCGCATCGCGACGGAGGGCGCCTACCCGCCCTTCAACATGACCTCTCCCGACGGCACGCTCGGCGGGCTGGAGGTGGAGCTGGCCAACGCGCTGTGCGAGCGCATTAAGCGGCGCTGCACCCTGGTCGCCCAGGATTGGGACGGCATCATCCCCGGCCTGCTGTCGCGCCGCTACGACGCGATCATGGCGACCATGAACATCACGCCGGAGCGCGCGAAGGCCATCGCCTTCTCCGCCCCCTACATGGTCGTACCGGCCTATTTCGTCGCGGCCACCGGCGGCGGCATTGACGGAACCGAGGCCACCCTGGCCGGCAAGTCGGTCGGCGCCCAGACCTCGACCACCCATTACCGCTACGTCGAGAAGCACTTCGGCAAGACCGTCTCGCTGAAGAACTACGACACCGCGTCGAACCTGCTGGCCGACCTGAAGAGCGGGCGCATCGACGCCGCCATCACCACCGGCGCCACCGCATCCGACTGGGTGAAGGCCGACGCCTCGAAATCGCTCCAGCTCGTCGGCAAGCCGCTGGTCGACGCCGAGGTGTTCGGCCCCGGCGTGGGCGTCGGCCTGCGCAAGGAGGACGCGGACCTCAAGGCCGCCTTCGACGCCGCCATCGCCTCGGTCGTCCAGGACGGCACGCTGGCCCGCATCGCCGCCAAGTACGTCGACTTCACTGTCACCCCCTGA
- a CDS encoding LacI family DNA-binding transcriptional regulator: MPPPADRKRASRTERASLAPSLAQVAARAGVSVATASRVINGVANKATEETAERVRAAIRELGYRPGSVGRALRRRESRIVGVLAANLANPSMAAIASSIEWSLRGEGLVMSLCDTHERADVQDEYIREMRAQLVRAMILVGAVDSPALDEARAAGDTLVFVNRPDPGDPSSPYVGLDNAGAGAEIADRLLERGVRRIGVLHASLDRTAGHWRLLGLFDRLAAAGVDTAAIPCATGPGLDHIVAGYHAMGTMLERPDRPPVIVCLSDLLAYGAYRRAREAGLEVPGDVAFFGFDDNPINPWIADWLNSVRVPSDHFGPAIVSMLHRLWNGEERPAPLLLTHQLTIRNRRLPGETAPVSES, from the coding sequence ATGCCCCCGCCAGCCGACCGCAAGCGCGCCTCGCGCACGGAGCGTGCGTCGCTCGCCCCGTCGCTCGCCCAGGTGGCGGCCCGCGCCGGGGTGTCGGTCGCCACCGCCTCGCGCGTCATCAACGGCGTCGCCAACAAGGCGACGGAGGAGACGGCGGAGCGGGTGCGGGCGGCAATCCGCGAGTTGGGGTACCGGCCCGGCAGCGTCGGGCGGGCGCTGCGCCGCCGGGAGAGCCGCATCGTCGGTGTCCTGGCCGCGAACCTCGCCAACCCCTCCATGGCCGCCATCGCCTCGTCCATCGAATGGTCGCTGCGCGGGGAGGGGCTGGTGATGTCGCTGTGCGACACGCACGAGCGCGCCGACGTGCAGGACGAGTACATCCGCGAAATGCGCGCCCAACTCGTCCGCGCGATGATCCTGGTGGGGGCGGTGGACAGCCCGGCGCTGGACGAGGCGCGGGCCGCCGGCGACACGCTGGTCTTCGTGAACCGCCCGGACCCCGGCGACCCGTCCTCGCCCTATGTCGGGCTCGACAACGCCGGGGCCGGGGCGGAGATCGCCGACCGGCTGCTGGAACGCGGGGTACGCCGCATCGGCGTCCTCCACGCCTCGCTGGACCGCACCGCCGGCCACTGGCGCCTGCTCGGGCTGTTCGACCGGCTGGCCGCGGCGGGGGTGGACACGGCGGCCATTCCCTGCGCCACCGGGCCGGGCCTGGATCACATCGTGGCCGGCTACCACGCCATGGGGACGATGCTGGAGCGGCCGGACCGCCCGCCGGTGATCGTCTGCCTGAGCGACCTGCTGGCCTACGGCGCCTACCGCCGCGCGCGGGAAGCCGGGCTGGAGGTGCCGGGCGACGTGGCCTTCTTCGGCTTCGACGACAACCCGATCAACCCCTGGATCGCCGACTGGCTGAACTCGGTCCGCGTGCCGTCCGACCATTTCGGTCCGGCCATCGTGAGCATGCTGCACCGGCTCTGGAACGGAGAGGAGCGGCCGGCTCCGCTGCTCCTGACCCACCAGCTGACCATCCGCAACCGCCGCCTGCCGGGTGAGACCGCACCGGTCTCGGAGAGTTGA
- a CDS encoding RidA family protein — MIKRVEKTKIMHRVVVSNGIAFLGGIIADDVSVGMQEQTAQICRKLDAVLAMAGTDKTKLLSAQLFITDMKAKDGMNAAWLEWLNGDDLPARATIGVADLGDPSILIEVVVTAAV, encoded by the coding sequence GTGATCAAGCGCGTTGAAAAGACCAAGATCATGCACCGCGTCGTCGTCAGCAACGGCATCGCCTTCCTCGGCGGCATCATCGCCGACGACGTCAGCGTCGGCATGCAGGAGCAGACCGCCCAGATTTGCCGGAAGCTGGACGCCGTGCTCGCCATGGCCGGCACGGACAAGACCAAGCTGCTGTCCGCCCAGCTCTTCATCACCGACATGAAGGCCAAGGACGGCATGAACGCCGCGTGGCTGGAGTGGCTGAACGGCGACGACCTGCCGGCCCGCGCCACCATCGGCGTCGCCGACCTGGGCGACCCGTCGATCCTGATCGAGGTCGTGGTGACGGCGGCCGTTTAA
- a CDS encoding TerC family protein translates to MTDLFTAEALAALLQVIAIDLVLAGDNAIVVGMAAAAVPLAQRRKVIFWGIAAAMGLRVFFALITTQLLAIIGLTLAGGVLLLWVCWKMFRELRSHGADEIAPDEAMDAPDPSGTVTAGVAGNAAVAAAGATTFGAAIWQIVVADVSMSLDNVLAVAGAAKEHPTILVIGLVLSVVLMGAAANMIAHVLHKHRWIGWVGLAIISYVALDMIWRGSNEVLRHMA, encoded by the coding sequence ATGACCGATCTGTTCACAGCCGAAGCGCTCGCCGCGCTGCTTCAAGTCATCGCCATCGACCTCGTTCTGGCCGGCGACAACGCCATCGTGGTCGGCATGGCCGCCGCGGCGGTGCCGCTGGCCCAGCGCCGCAAGGTCATCTTCTGGGGGATCGCCGCCGCCATGGGGCTGCGCGTGTTCTTCGCCCTCATCACCACTCAGCTCCTCGCCATCATCGGCCTGACCCTGGCGGGCGGCGTCCTGCTGCTCTGGGTGTGCTGGAAGATGTTCCGCGAGCTGCGCAGCCACGGCGCCGACGAGATCGCCCCCGACGAGGCGATGGACGCGCCCGACCCCTCGGGCACCGTCACCGCCGGTGTGGCGGGCAACGCCGCCGTCGCGGCGGCCGGAGCGACCACCTTTGGTGCTGCCATCTGGCAGATCGTGGTGGCGGACGTGTCGATGTCGCTCGACAACGTGCTGGCGGTGGCCGGCGCCGCCAAGGAACACCCGACCATCCTGGTGATCGGTCTGGTGCTGTCGGTCGTTCTGATGGGTGCGGCCGCCAACATGATCGCGCATGTGCTGCACAAGCACCGCTGGATCGGCTGGGTCGGCCTCGCCATCATCTCCTACGTCGCGCTCGACATGATCTGGCGCGGCAGCAACGAAGTCCTCCGCCACATGGCGTGA
- a CDS encoding TRAP transporter substrate-binding protein, with protein sequence MFALNRRHAALLAAAVLGLTLAGPAAAKTTLRLGHGLAKGHPVDVSLDEFAKLVRERSKGELDIKVFPAGQLGQQRELIEQMQNGALDLVHANASPLAAFEPGFGVYDMPFLFRDNDHFFKVVEGAVGDEILASSRAKAFVGLAYYDNGTRSFYANKPLAKPEDLKGLKVRVQPGPIATRMINLLGATATPLAWGEVYTALQSGVVDGAENNVTALTLARHGEVMKVYTRDEHTRVPDVVLVATSTLDRLKPEQQELLRQAARDSAKAHNARWTAELEKAEGEAAKMGVKFVDADKAAYRQMVQPMYDDLKATPALATLADRIQAVK encoded by the coding sequence ATGTTCGCGTTGAACCGTCGTCACGCCGCCCTGCTCGCCGCGGCCGTTCTGGGTCTCACCCTCGCCGGCCCGGCCGCCGCCAAGACCACGCTGCGCCTCGGCCACGGGCTGGCCAAGGGCCACCCAGTGGACGTCTCGCTGGACGAGTTCGCCAAGCTGGTGCGCGAGCGCAGCAAGGGCGAACTGGACATCAAGGTGTTCCCGGCCGGCCAGCTCGGCCAGCAGCGCGAACTGATCGAGCAGATGCAGAACGGCGCGCTCGACCTTGTGCACGCCAACGCCTCGCCGCTCGCCGCCTTCGAGCCGGGTTTCGGCGTCTACGACATGCCCTTCCTGTTCCGCGACAACGACCATTTCTTCAAGGTGGTCGAGGGCGCGGTGGGCGACGAGATCCTGGCCTCCAGCCGCGCCAAGGCCTTCGTCGGCCTCGCCTACTACGACAACGGCACGCGCAGCTTCTACGCCAACAAGCCGCTGGCCAAGCCGGAGGACCTGAAGGGCCTGAAGGTCCGCGTCCAGCCCGGCCCGATCGCCACCCGCATGATCAACCTGCTGGGCGCCACCGCCACCCCGCTGGCCTGGGGCGAGGTCTACACGGCCCTGCAGTCCGGCGTCGTCGACGGGGCGGAGAACAACGTGACCGCCCTGACCCTGGCCCGCCACGGCGAGGTGATGAAGGTCTACACCCGCGACGAGCACACCCGCGTGCCCGACGTGGTGCTGGTCGCCACCTCGACGCTGGACCGCCTGAAGCCGGAGCAGCAGGAACTTCTGCGCCAAGCCGCCCGCGACAGCGCCAAGGCCCACAACGCGCGCTGGACGGCCGAGCTGGAGAAGGCCGAGGGCGAGGCGGCGAAGATGGGGGTCAAGTTCGTGGACGCCGACAAGGCCGCCTACCGTCAGATGGTGCAGCCCATGTACGACGACCTGAAGGCCACCCCGGCGCTGGCCACGCTCGCCGACCGCATCCAGGCGGTCAAGTAA
- a CDS encoding RidA family protein, which yields MTIQRFDCGPRMSEMVVHNGTVYLCGQIADFEAMGGVTHDVPAQTRDVLRQIDVLLERAGTDKSRLLTATVYLADMAGFAAMNAAWDAWVDRANAPARATVEAKLADPDLLVEIQVIAAL from the coding sequence TTGACGATTCAGCGTTTCGATTGCGGCCCGCGGATGAGCGAGATGGTCGTTCATAACGGCACCGTCTATCTGTGCGGCCAGATCGCCGATTTCGAGGCCATGGGCGGCGTGACCCACGACGTGCCGGCGCAGACCCGCGACGTGCTGCGCCAGATCGACGTTCTGCTGGAGCGCGCCGGCACGGACAAGAGCCGGCTGCTCACCGCCACCGTCTATCTCGCCGACATGGCCGGCTTCGCGGCGATGAACGCCGCCTGGGACGCCTGGGTGGATCGCGCCAACGCCCCGGCCCGCGCGACCGTCGAGGCCAAGCTCGCCGACCCAGACCTGCTGGTCGAGATTCAGGTGATCGCCGCCCTCTGA
- a CDS encoding TIM-barrel domain-containing protein → MRTLTGASLVAPALSRDGAQAGPQGIAFDLDRGYRLTLFPLGPALARVLIERPGGLRTPRTWSLAPELSGETDPALADPIDGRDRRDLTGFPGTPAAVEESADCVTVTTPGWRVVVQRSPLALRWYEPAAEGDGWRLVLADRPTQPYLFDDRSPRFAHHLVSHAGERYHGFGDKSGGTDKRGRRLAMGTTDALGYDAETSDPLYKHIPFCLSVRPERGGAAVGVFYDNLSRGLFDLGQTIDAYHGDFIRFEASDGDLDCYVLFGPSVPQVVANFTALTGRTSFRPRWAISYSGSTMQYTDAPDAGVRLLGFLDALREHGLPCGSFQMSSGYTMIGDKRYVFHWNRDKFPEPEAVTAKFAEAGVHLVANIKPALLDDHPKFAEVQGFGGFVRDSDAPDRPQTTQFWGGDGAYLDFTNPATTRWWMANVTRELLERGIGSTWNDNNEFEIWDDAAVCDVNGHGGTMATLRPVQTHLMIRASHLAQVAHAPDKRPYLISRSGGPGLQRYVQTWSGDNRTSWKTLRWNLRMGHGFSLSGLFDYGHDVGGFAGPRPEPELLMRWIEQAVWWPRFTIHSWNDDGSVTEPWTYPELLPQVKAALDWRERLVPLLYTLLWRAHRDHDPVMRPLFYDFPDQPTAYGEEDSTMVGDRLLVAPVLDPGRTELEVWLPAVPGGWYDLRDGRRYDGGGRVTVAAPLGVSPAFVRAGTLLPLGPAPSWADGPLTVRCFPGPEGYAPLTLFDDDGESVCREESVCLLTISGTDAAALSVSRSGGRAPRWTSLSIEVADGTPVGSLPL, encoded by the coding sequence ATGCGCACGCTGACCGGCGCCTCCCTCGTTGCGCCCGCCCTGTCCCGCGACGGGGCGCAAGCCGGCCCCCAAGGGATCGCCTTCGACCTCGACCGCGGCTACCGCCTGACCCTGTTCCCGCTGGGGCCCGCGCTGGCGCGCGTCCTCATCGAGCGGCCGGGCGGGCTGCGCACGCCGCGCACCTGGTCGCTGGCGCCCGAGCTGTCGGGCGAGACCGACCCCGCGCTGGCCGACCCCATCGACGGGCGCGACCGCCGCGACCTGACCGGCTTCCCCGGCACGCCGGCAGCGGTCGAGGAGAGCGCCGACTGCGTCACCGTCACCACCCCCGGCTGGCGCGTCGTGGTCCAGCGCTCGCCCCTGGCGCTGCGCTGGTACGAGCCGGCGGCGGAGGGCGACGGCTGGCGCCTCGTCCTCGCCGACCGGCCGACCCAGCCCTACCTGTTCGACGACCGCTCCCCCCGCTTCGCCCACCATCTGGTCAGCCACGCCGGGGAGCGCTACCACGGCTTCGGCGACAAGAGCGGCGGCACCGACAAGCGCGGCCGGCGCCTCGCCATGGGGACGACCGACGCGCTCGGCTACGACGCGGAGACGAGCGACCCGCTCTACAAGCACATCCCCTTCTGCCTCAGCGTGCGGCCGGAGCGCGGCGGGGCGGCGGTCGGCGTCTTCTACGACAACCTGTCGCGCGGTCTCTTCGACCTCGGCCAGACCATCGACGCCTACCACGGCGACTTCATCCGCTTCGAGGCGTCGGACGGCGACCTCGACTGCTACGTCCTGTTCGGCCCGAGCGTTCCGCAGGTGGTGGCGAACTTCACCGCCCTGACCGGCCGCACCTCCTTCCGGCCGCGCTGGGCGATCAGCTATTCCGGCTCGACCATGCAGTACACCGACGCGCCGGACGCCGGGGTGCGGCTGCTCGGATTCCTCGACGCGCTGAGGGAGCACGGCCTGCCCTGCGGGTCGTTCCAGATGTCGTCCGGCTACACGATGATCGGCGACAAGCGCTACGTCTTCCACTGGAACCGCGACAAGTTCCCCGAGCCGGAGGCGGTGACCGCCAAGTTCGCCGAGGCCGGCGTCCATCTCGTCGCCAACATCAAGCCGGCACTGCTCGACGACCATCCGAAATTCGCCGAGGTCCAGGGCTTCGGCGGCTTCGTGCGCGACAGCGACGCCCCGGACCGCCCGCAGACCACCCAGTTCTGGGGCGGCGACGGCGCCTATCTCGACTTCACCAACCCGGCAACCACGCGCTGGTGGATGGCGAACGTCACGCGGGAGCTGCTGGAACGCGGCATCGGCTCGACCTGGAACGACAACAACGAGTTCGAGATCTGGGACGACGCGGCGGTCTGCGACGTCAACGGCCATGGCGGCACGATGGCGACGCTGCGCCCGGTGCAGACCCATCTGATGATCCGCGCCTCGCATCTGGCCCAGGTGGCGCACGCCCCGGACAAGCGCCCCTACCTGATCTCGCGCTCCGGCGGGCCGGGCCTCCAGCGCTATGTGCAGACCTGGTCGGGCGACAACCGGACGAGCTGGAAGACGCTGCGCTGGAACCTGCGCATGGGGCACGGCTTCAGCCTGTCGGGGCTGTTCGACTACGGCCACGACGTCGGCGGCTTCGCCGGTCCCCGGCCGGAGCCGGAGCTGCTGATGCGCTGGATCGAGCAGGCGGTGTGGTGGCCGCGCTTCACCATCCATTCCTGGAACGACGACGGCAGCGTCACCGAGCCCTGGACCTATCCGGAGCTGCTGCCCCAGGTGAAGGCCGCGCTCGACTGGCGGGAGCGGCTGGTGCCGCTGCTCTACACGCTGCTGTGGCGGGCGCACCGCGACCATGACCCGGTGATGCGGCCGCTGTTCTACGACTTCCCCGACCAGCCCACCGCCTACGGGGAGGAGGACAGCACCATGGTCGGCGACCGGCTGCTGGTCGCCCCGGTCCTCGACCCCGGCCGGACGGAGCTGGAGGTCTGGCTGCCGGCGGTGCCCGGCGGCTGGTACGACCTGCGCGACGGCCGGCGTTACGACGGCGGCGGGCGCGTCACCGTGGCGGCGCCGCTGGGCGTGTCCCCGGCCTTCGTCCGGGCCGGCACGCTGCTGCCGCTCGGCCCCGCCCCCTCCTGGGCCGACGGTCCGCTGACCGTCCGCTGCTTCCCCGGTCCGGAGGGCTACGCCCCGCTGACCCTGTTCGACGACGACGGGGAGAGCGTGTGCCGCGAGGAGTCCGTCTGCCTGCTGACCATCAGCGGCACGGACGCGGCCGCCCTGTCAGTGAGCCGCAGCGGCGGCCGGGCGCCACGCTGGACCTCCCTGTCCATCGAGGTGGCGGACGGCACGCCGGTCGGCAGCCTGCCTCTCTGA